A part of Microbacterium atlanticum genomic DNA contains:
- a CDS encoding DEAD/DEAH box helicase — protein sequence MASTDFAELRAISNMLMVGESEHLARDKFIRFLDGYSGAGPLVPVVDSLAVRLGLFPYVSPLAGEASEAEALTLAYHSPRALRDRGFTFHVEQQRIYERLMDGESVVLSAPTSFGKSAIVDALILSGRWHNFVIIVPTIALIDETRRRLVALDTGYTVVSHPNQQRAERNVFVLTQERFLELDPVPTVDFFIIDEFYKLGDGETDEKRRATLNIAWRLLRNTGAQYYLLGPNIDALGVDEGTDLARAFVVSDFNPVVIDVEDRSHVEDRLADMRSFLDTEAAGPSLIFVSAPARASEIAFELSTSAADPFVVEMADWIANHYDPEWFVTKALAGGVGTHTGPMPRSIQRAMVRLFAMGKVDKLVCTTTLIEGVNTVAKNVVIYDKKIDRKPIDFFTFSNIRGRAGRMLKHFVGRVISYADQPEPTLSTVDLPIESQSPAASLATLVQLGPDELTAQSRERLQAVLEQDVLSLETIRKNRGLDPELQIGAARRMREASSQEFQDLSWRGMPTRDQLGATITLGYDELLKGRDRSGDNPLSILAKLRAARTAQGQIPSLVAAAMPHKRPNQTRSEVVDDVLSFQRNWMGFKIPSMLRAASSIQSEVAKDRGAPSSNYEYVIREIESLYLPPFIAELEDYGLPIPVGVRLANLGLRGETIEEVARKVVLMAKRQDVLAALTRVERWFLSDVASGLSREIPSVNLPGPAPA from the coding sequence TGCCCGTGACAAGTTCATCCGGTTCCTCGATGGTTACTCAGGCGCTGGTCCGCTTGTGCCAGTCGTGGATTCATTGGCCGTTCGGCTTGGCCTCTTTCCCTACGTCTCGCCGCTCGCTGGCGAGGCGAGTGAAGCTGAGGCGCTGACACTTGCGTATCACTCGCCGCGAGCGCTGCGCGACCGGGGTTTCACATTCCACGTCGAGCAACAGCGCATATACGAGCGGCTGATGGACGGAGAGAGCGTCGTGCTTTCGGCTCCAACGTCATTTGGCAAGTCGGCGATCGTTGATGCTTTGATCCTATCGGGCAGGTGGCACAACTTCGTAATCATCGTGCCGACGATCGCGCTCATCGATGAGACGCGGCGTCGGTTGGTCGCTCTTGATACCGGCTATACAGTCGTTTCTCATCCGAATCAGCAGCGTGCCGAACGCAACGTATTTGTCCTGACCCAGGAGCGATTCCTCGAGTTGGACCCGGTCCCCACTGTCGACTTCTTCATCATTGATGAGTTCTACAAGCTCGGCGATGGTGAAACCGACGAGAAGCGTCGTGCCACCCTCAATATTGCTTGGCGACTGCTGCGAAACACGGGGGCACAGTACTACCTTCTTGGCCCGAACATTGACGCCCTCGGTGTGGACGAAGGCACTGACCTCGCCCGCGCGTTCGTGGTGTCTGACTTCAACCCGGTCGTCATCGACGTCGAGGACCGATCGCATGTAGAGGACCGACTCGCTGACATGCGGAGCTTCCTAGATACCGAAGCCGCAGGTCCGAGCTTGATCTTCGTAAGTGCGCCGGCCCGAGCCAGCGAGATTGCGTTCGAACTTTCGACGAGTGCCGCGGATCCCTTCGTGGTTGAAATGGCTGACTGGATCGCCAACCACTACGACCCCGAGTGGTTCGTCACGAAGGCGTTGGCAGGGGGCGTTGGCACACATACAGGCCCGATGCCTCGCAGCATCCAAAGGGCTATGGTCCGGCTGTTCGCGATGGGCAAGGTGGACAAGCTCGTCTGCACCACCACGCTGATTGAAGGCGTCAACACGGTCGCCAAGAACGTGGTCATCTATGACAAGAAGATCGACCGAAAACCAATCGACTTCTTCACCTTCTCCAACATCCGTGGGCGGGCGGGCCGGATGTTGAAGCACTTCGTCGGCCGTGTGATTTCCTATGCCGACCAGCCGGAGCCCACGTTGTCCACGGTCGACCTACCTATTGAGTCCCAGTCGCCAGCGGCATCATTGGCAACTCTCGTACAGCTTGGACCCGACGAGCTCACAGCGCAGTCCCGGGAGCGATTGCAGGCCGTGCTCGAACAAGATGTCCTGTCCCTGGAGACCATACGCAAGAATCGCGGACTCGATCCGGAACTCCAGATTGGAGCTGCGCGACGCATGAGGGAAGCCTCTAGCCAGGAGTTCCAGGACCTGTCCTGGAGGGGCATGCCGACTCGCGACCAGCTCGGTGCAACCATCACACTCGGATACGACGAGCTCCTGAAGGGTAGGGATCGTAGCGGCGATAACCCGCTTTCGATCCTGGCCAAGCTGCGGGCGGCGCGCACAGCACAGGGCCAGATCCCCTCCCTGGTTGCGGCAGCGATGCCACACAAGCGCCCCAACCAGACTCGCAGTGAGGTCGTGGACGATGTGCTGAGCTTTCAGCGCAATTGGATGGGGTTCAAGATCCCATCCATGCTGCGTGCTGCCAGTTCCATCCAGTCGGAGGTCGCGAAGGACCGCGGCGCGCCCTCGTCCAACTACGAGTACGTCATCCGCGAGATTGAATCCCTGTACCTTCCTCCATTCATCGCGGAGCTCGAGGACTATGGCCTCCCGATTCCCGTCGGCGTCAGACTCGCCAACTTGGGGCTCCGCGGCGAGACGATCGAGGAGGTTGCTCGGAAGGTGGTCTTGATGGCGAAGCGCCAGGACGTGCTGGCCGCGCTGACCCGCGTGGAGCGATGGTTCCTCTCCGACGTAGCGTCTGGTCTCTCCAGGGAAATCCCCTCCGTCAACTTGCCAGGGCCCGCTCCTGCGTAG